In a genomic window of Platichthys flesus chromosome 24, fPlaFle2.1, whole genome shotgun sequence:
- the LOC133949582 gene encoding carbohydrate sulfotransferase 12-like — translation MALCRGMLWTLIFLGFIFLIMSVYGWDRFHRKRAERMLNLQEGRKQLLKEICENDKEAISKVEHSLEDLSDSELENLIVDDKHGIIYCYIPKVACTNWKRVMYILKHGEPYQEPSSIYDQYVHGFDTLRLLSSYPRIERKAKLKHYTKFQFVRDPFVRLISAFRDKFEDSKNDYYYKPLSQHIQRLYASQPYPPRITFYNFIQYLIEQSEQNLPLNAHWRQMHRLCHPCLIQYDFIGHLETLQEDAEQLLNTLKLQNDIKFPPSYVNLTTAESVSGWFRKVPLVERMKLYKLYETDFKMFGYRKPDELLDG, via the exons ATGGCTCTATGCAGAGGAATGCTGTGGACCCTTATATTtcttggatttatttttctcatcatGTCCGTTTACGGATGGGACAGGTTCCATcgaaaaagag CTGAAAGGATGCTTAACTTACAGGAAGGGAGAAAACAGCTGCTaaaagaaatctgtgaaaatgacaAAGAGGCCATTTCTAAGGTGGAACACAGTCTTGAAGACTTGAGTGACAGTGAGCTGGAGAACCTCATTGTGGATGACAAGCACGGCATCATCTACTGTTACATTCCCAAG gttGCATGTACCAACTGGAAGAGGGTGATGTATATACTGAAACACGGGGAGCCATATCAGGAGCCTAGTTCCATATATGATCAGTACGTTCATGGCTTTGACACCTTACGTCTTTTAAGCAGCTACCCAAGAATAGAAAGGAAG GCAAAGCTGAAGCACTACACCAAATTCCAGTTTGTACGGGACCCGTTCGTCCGTCTCATCTCCGCCTTCCGAGACAAATTCGAGGATTCGAAGAACGACTACTACTATAAGCCCCTCAGCCAACACATCCAGCGTCTCTACGCCAGCCAGCCTTATCCGCCACGCATTAcattttacaactttattcaaTATCTTATTGAGCAGAGTGAGCAGAATCTGCCCCTTAATGCTCACTGGAGGCAGATGCACCGTCTTTGCCACCCCTGCCTCATACA GTATGATTTCATTGGCCATCTGGAGACTCTACAGGAGGATGCTGAACAGCTACTGAACACCTTAAAGCTGCAGAACGACATTAAGTTCCCTCCTTCCTATGTCAACCTTACAACTGCTGAGTCTGTGTCAGGCTGGTTCAGAAAAGTGCCTCTAGTGGAAAGGATGAAGCTGTACAAGCTCTATGAAACTGACTTTAAGATGTTTGGCTACAGAAAGCCAGATGAATTGCTTGATGGTTGA